A stretch of Chelmon rostratus isolate fCheRos1 chromosome 18, fCheRos1.pri, whole genome shotgun sequence DNA encodes these proteins:
- the tmem181 gene encoding transmembrane protein 181 isoform X2, translating to MELLAPMRLYSLSKRHFVLVFVLFLICFALTVFIGIAGPRIISEQEHNGDQLLLKNLSVKTGPFSLVSPPLTTYNQQLWLTCVMQAEHSNMEDFHQPFEITVELKGVMQDASVMHINSVHQKSRTLHCGAKCDEIIVLHLGYLNYTQYQVMVSFKGLENITCEIKVKFVWKTYNPTFSQVEIWFRFVFVVLTFMVTCMFAHSLRKFSMRDWGIEQKWMSILLPLLLLYNDPFFPLSFLVNSWFPGTLDAFFQALFLCALLLFWLCVYHGIRVQGERKCLTFYLPKLIIVGLLWLSAVTLGIWQTVNELQDPTYQYKVDIVNFQGMKVFFLIVVALYILYLIFLVVRACSELKNMPYSDLRLRFLTALTFVVLVISMVILYLRFGAKALQDNFVAELSTHYQNSAEFLSFYGLLNFYLYTLAFVYSPSKNALYDSQLKDNPAFSMLNDSDDEVIYGSDYEDMPLQNGRAIKATAKYQDESDSD from the exons ATGGAGCT ATTGGCCCCCATGCGGCTCTACTCCCTGTCGAAAAGGCATTTTGTCTTGGTCTTCGTGTTGTTCCTGATCTGCTTTGCCCTCACAGTCTTTATTGGAATTGCAG GTCCTAGGATTATTTCTGAGCAAGAACACAACGGTGACCAGTTACTTCTCAAAAACCTCTCAGTTAAG ACTGGGCCCTTCAGTCTGGTTTCTCCTCCCCTCACCACCTACAACCAGCAGCTATGGCTCACCTGTGTGATGCAGGCTGAACACAGCAATA TGGAAGACTTCCACCAGCCTTTCGAGATCACTGTTGAGCTAAAGGGAGTGATGCAGGATGCCAGTGTGATGCACATCAACAGCGTGCACCAGAAATCACGAACACTACACTGTGGAGCT AAATGTGATGAGATCATTGTGCTCCATCTGGGCTATCTGAACTACACCCAGTACCAGGTCATGGTCAGCTTCAAAGGCCTTGAAAATATCACATGTGAAATTAAAGTCAAGTTTGTG TGGAAAACATACAACCCCACCTTCTCACAAGTGGAGATCTGGTTCCGGTTCGTCTTTGTGGTGTTGACATTCATGGTGACG TGTATGTTTGCACACTCACTGAGGAAGTTTTCTATGAGGGACTGGGGTATAGAGCAGAAGTGGATGTCTATCCTGCTCCCTTTGCTGCTACTCTACAACG ATCCATTTTTCCCGCTGTCATTCCTCGTGAACAGCTGGTTTCCAGGGACGTTAGATGCTTTCTTTCAGGCTCTGTTCCTGTGTGCACTGCTGCTCTTCTGGCTCTGTGTTTATCATGGCATCAGGGTTCAG GGTGAGAGGAAATGTCTGACGTTCTACCTGCCCAAACTGATCATTGTGGGTCTTTTGTGGCTCTCAGCGGTTACACTGGGCATCTGGCAAAC GGTTAATGAACTCCAAGACCCCACCTATCAGTACAAAGTGGACATAGTGAACTTTCAG GGCATGAAGGTCTTCTTCCTGATTGTAGTTGCCCTCTACATCCTCTACCTGATTTTCCTGGTCGTCAGAGCTTGTTCTGAACTCAAGAACATGCCTTACTCAG ATCTCCGGCTCAGGTTTTTGACAGCACTCACGTTTGTAGTCCTTGTTATAAG CATGGTCATTCTCTACCTGAGGTTTGGTGCCAAGGCTCTCCAGGACAATTTTGTCGCTGAACTTTCAACTCATTACCAAAATT CAGCTGAATTTTTATCATTCTATGGCCTCCTCAACTTTTACTTGTACACATTAGCATTTGTGTATTCCCCCTCCAAAAATGCCCTTTATG ACTCCCAATTGAAGGATAATCCTGCTTTCTCCATGCTTAATGACTCAGATGATGAAGTAATATATGG GAGTGATTACGAAGACATGCCTTTACAAAACGGACGTGCTATTAAAGCAACCGCCAAGTACCAGGATGAGAGTGACAGTGACTGA
- the tmem181 gene encoding transmembrane protein 181 isoform X1: MDNDYSSGLENPLYSELKYFCRKIQEAYNELKEDLTPYRDDRFYRLAPMRLYSLSKRHFVLVFVLFLICFALTVFIGIAGPRIISEQEHNGDQLLLKNLSVKTGPFSLVSPPLTTYNQQLWLTCVMQAEHSNMEDFHQPFEITVELKGVMQDASVMHINSVHQKSRTLHCGAKCDEIIVLHLGYLNYTQYQVMVSFKGLENITCEIKVKFVWKTYNPTFSQVEIWFRFVFVVLTFMVTCMFAHSLRKFSMRDWGIEQKWMSILLPLLLLYNDPFFPLSFLVNSWFPGTLDAFFQALFLCALLLFWLCVYHGIRVQGERKCLTFYLPKLIIVGLLWLSAVTLGIWQTVNELQDPTYQYKVDIVNFQGMKVFFLIVVALYILYLIFLVVRACSELKNMPYSDLRLRFLTALTFVVLVISMVILYLRFGAKALQDNFVAELSTHYQNSAEFLSFYGLLNFYLYTLAFVYSPSKNALYDSQLKDNPAFSMLNDSDDEVIYGSDYEDMPLQNGRAIKATAKYQDESDSD, from the exons ATGGACAACGACTACTCGTCCGGCTTGGAAAACCCTCTGTACAGCGAGCTGAAATACTTCTGTCGGAAGATACAGGAGGCCTACAACGAGCTGAAGGAGGACCTGACACCTTACCGAGATGATCGATTTTACAG ATTGGCCCCCATGCGGCTCTACTCCCTGTCGAAAAGGCATTTTGTCTTGGTCTTCGTGTTGTTCCTGATCTGCTTTGCCCTCACAGTCTTTATTGGAATTGCAG GTCCTAGGATTATTTCTGAGCAAGAACACAACGGTGACCAGTTACTTCTCAAAAACCTCTCAGTTAAG ACTGGGCCCTTCAGTCTGGTTTCTCCTCCCCTCACCACCTACAACCAGCAGCTATGGCTCACCTGTGTGATGCAGGCTGAACACAGCAATA TGGAAGACTTCCACCAGCCTTTCGAGATCACTGTTGAGCTAAAGGGAGTGATGCAGGATGCCAGTGTGATGCACATCAACAGCGTGCACCAGAAATCACGAACACTACACTGTGGAGCT AAATGTGATGAGATCATTGTGCTCCATCTGGGCTATCTGAACTACACCCAGTACCAGGTCATGGTCAGCTTCAAAGGCCTTGAAAATATCACATGTGAAATTAAAGTCAAGTTTGTG TGGAAAACATACAACCCCACCTTCTCACAAGTGGAGATCTGGTTCCGGTTCGTCTTTGTGGTGTTGACATTCATGGTGACG TGTATGTTTGCACACTCACTGAGGAAGTTTTCTATGAGGGACTGGGGTATAGAGCAGAAGTGGATGTCTATCCTGCTCCCTTTGCTGCTACTCTACAACG ATCCATTTTTCCCGCTGTCATTCCTCGTGAACAGCTGGTTTCCAGGGACGTTAGATGCTTTCTTTCAGGCTCTGTTCCTGTGTGCACTGCTGCTCTTCTGGCTCTGTGTTTATCATGGCATCAGGGTTCAG GGTGAGAGGAAATGTCTGACGTTCTACCTGCCCAAACTGATCATTGTGGGTCTTTTGTGGCTCTCAGCGGTTACACTGGGCATCTGGCAAAC GGTTAATGAACTCCAAGACCCCACCTATCAGTACAAAGTGGACATAGTGAACTTTCAG GGCATGAAGGTCTTCTTCCTGATTGTAGTTGCCCTCTACATCCTCTACCTGATTTTCCTGGTCGTCAGAGCTTGTTCTGAACTCAAGAACATGCCTTACTCAG ATCTCCGGCTCAGGTTTTTGACAGCACTCACGTTTGTAGTCCTTGTTATAAG CATGGTCATTCTCTACCTGAGGTTTGGTGCCAAGGCTCTCCAGGACAATTTTGTCGCTGAACTTTCAACTCATTACCAAAATT CAGCTGAATTTTTATCATTCTATGGCCTCCTCAACTTTTACTTGTACACATTAGCATTTGTGTATTCCCCCTCCAAAAATGCCCTTTATG ACTCCCAATTGAAGGATAATCCTGCTTTCTCCATGCTTAATGACTCAGATGATGAAGTAATATATGG GAGTGATTACGAAGACATGCCTTTACAAAACGGACGTGCTATTAAAGCAACCGCCAAGTACCAGGATGAGAGTGACAGTGACTGA